The Arabidopsis thaliana chromosome 5, partial sequence genomic interval TCTAAACTTAACAAAACTACCAAAGAAGACAAGAGTTTCTGTTAATACCTTAACTTTCCGATTAGGCGGACCATAAGTATAAGAAGCATAAACACCAGCTTGCTTTCTCCTAGGACTATCAAGAGGCTCATTCAAGAAATCAAGCATAAGTTTTTGGTTAATGACTTTACGATCAAACTCTTTTCCAGCGTCATTCAATCCGTAATCATGATCATCCCATGTACCAATAACCTTAGCTTTTCTCTGAATACGAGAATATCCAGGATTAGCTTTGGCTTTAGCGTATCTTAGTTTCATTTCTTCCTCTGAAGAAGGTACAAACCTCGGTGAATTCCTCCATGGCCCAAAAGTTCTCTCTTTCCCAATGACTGTAAGTGGTCTTCTTATATCTCCGTAGATGTTATCACCCAACCAAATAAACAGTTGCGGATCAAACTTGTTTATCGCATCCCATATCGGctaaaatgtaacaaaaatacaatgtTTAACATAGTATGCAACACAAGCTTATATCATCTAAGAGAACATCGgctaattaaacaaaaaccataatcaGCTCACTTAAACACCAGCCAAACAGAGCAGTCTTAAAACACTGAATCCAGAGCCAAGTAGGGGTTGTACGATTGATTTACCTGTGGAGCACTTTGATTAGCGCATGATCCGAAGGCTATACGAGTGATAGGAGTCTCTTCTGCAGCAATCACCACCGTAAGGAGTAAAGAAAGGCACCAGAAAGAGATTTGGTTCATGACGATGTGGTGAATCGAAGAGAAAACCCTAGAAGCAACCGTGGAAAGAGGAATCTTCAAGTTTTCATTAAAAGATCCACAAGTTTTGGCTCGCCGCAGATTCGGTTCCGGCGATTTTCAGTTACCGTTGGGATTTTGATAGACAGAGACTGTAACTTTTTCTACTTTCTTCTCGTGGCTTTGATTTTTAATagctttactttttcttttcttcagaTGAAATTTCTATTGCCTGGttttatgaatcttttttctgggttccaaacaaaaagtgaatttgtgaaatatccgtattatttataattatggAATGaccattgaatttttttgtagatttgtTTAACATATgcaatgattttttaaatatgaatattaattacttgagaaacaaatatctactacatattaaaaatgaatttgtaTTTTCCCCTTTGAATAGAAATCAAATTCACTATATGTGGCAAATAGATTAattcattttgatttgtattacataatttaaattgtttatctACTACTATGTGATGATAAATCCATTTAATATGTGTTCTTCTATGAAAACTTTATccgaccaaaaaaataattttatgaaaattttattccAATTTTCTAGATTGTATAAAATTTCCCCGGAACCATGCAAATTCAGAATTTTTTACACTAGAGACTTCTACGGATGGCAAAATTGTGAAGTGTAATATTGTTTTAGACATTAAGAAACAAGTTTCGAAGCGGATCGTTTTAGTTAAAAGGTTTACAAACAATATTATCTCTTATTGAATAGAAAAAGTGAATTGGTGCAATAATTATGTATCTGTTTGTAACTGTAATTATAGAAACATCCAATAATGTGAATCAATATCATTGTTCTAGCATAATAAAACTGTAGATTTACAAACGTCAAACGATATGAAATGTTTTACCGACCTCTACCAAAAAATGAGTGATGTGAGAATATACGCGCGTTATCGGTTGTTTCTCACTCACCTAGTGACATTGGTCGAGCGGCAAATGGTGGTGATGACTGGCCTCTTTTACGACTCGcagttttagattttagtcCCCTTAATTGGGTATTCTCAGTTATGGGGAGACATATAAACacattttgtatgttttgacAAATTCAGAATATCAAAACAAGACACGTTTATTATGAAGTGTgttaaataatacaaataGATTAGATGAGACACAAATATACAAAGGAATAAGAATCTctcacaaaaataataattgaatgaataaaattttgaggAGGGAAGGAAGATGTCCCAATCCCATATATATCATCTCAACGcatcatcaaaacaaactcGTCAAAGCTGAGAACTCCATCGTCATTCTGATCAAACCCACGAATCATAACCTTACAAGCATCAACCGTACACGACTCGCCGAGTCGACTCAACGTCCTCCGTAAACTCGCCGCCGTAATAAACTCTTCCCCCTCCATAACATACATCCCAAACGCTTCTTTCAACTCCTTCCTCCTTTCTTCATCACTACCATCTTCCCCTTCCATAAGCTTCAAAAACTCCTCAAAATCTATAAACCCGTCTCCGTCAACGTCTGATGTCTTCACCACTTCCTCCACCTCACGTGACGATAACGCGCCGCCTAAGAGACTAACGCAGCTTTGTAGCTCTTCACCGGAGATTTTCCCGTCTGAGTTTGCATCCATATAGTCAAAAACGGTTCTTAGCTCGTTAACGTTTAACGAGCTGCTTCCGCTACTATTACTGCTCGTTCTTGATTCGTCTTCAAGGTTTCTTGACGATTCTGATCTCTTCGAGGAAACTTTCTTGTATAGTCGTGACAATGATGATTTTTGGTTCTTAGCGAGAGtcatttcttgatttgaatatgaatCTAGAAGATTTGGGAAATGGATTTCTGATGCAAATTCTTTTCAAGAAGTGgtagattatatatagatgagTATGTGAATGCGTGTAATGGTGGAGAGATTCTTGATTGTTCGACGGTTAAAACACGGGTTTGAATATTTTGGTGTTATTATTTAAAGCTAGAGGCGGTTGCGCGGCGGTGGCCGGGAAGTTTCCTCCGCAATGAGTGTTTGTGGGGAAAGGTCAAGTTGACCACGACTAGGGGTGTTTTCGTAATAATGTGATGGTAAGTTTTTCTCACGTATTGTGTGAAATGTGATGTCATATCGACGACTAGATTAAGAAAAGTAGCAAACCTTCTCTTTGACTTTGATTGAGTATACGATGTGCGGACACGTGGTTTTGGTCTTTTAAATTGTTAAACTGTCATGAAGTTTCATATAACCGTCCAGATATGCTCCACGAAAGTGGTATGACTTCCTCTGTTCCTAGAAActtgaattaaaaataaaatatttcatgtGATGAAGTTTCATCTAACTGTTACATTCCCGGTCCTGAATTCCCTTtccataagaaaatatatttctatatggACCAAAAgagagttttatttttatctttttgcaTCTCAAATGCCAACTTCATGTAAAAGCTTTTACTGATGTATAGTTCGGCTTTCTAAGCTCGACGGTTTAACTCGGCCCAGCATATATTGTTCAAACAATTCAGTTATTCTTTGAAACTTCTCCCCGTAATTATCGAGCTCAAagattatttaacaaaaacatctcTGTTTCCCCCCATAAAATCTCCTTATAAATACTTAATTTGATCctaatatcaacaaaatgtTAGACTTTAATCTATATCTTCAATTCTTGATGAAATGAATTTCCATGATGCGGTGCTGGCATATCGTGACCTTACTTAATTCACATTAATTAAACTTTCTGAGCAAATAGTTTAAATTGTTGGTATCAAATCTCACAAATAAACTTACTATGAAAAACTCATGATCGCCAAAGTGAAAATAGTATAGAAAGCCTAGTTTAGAGTGACAAACACTTGAAATCCTAAACAATCGATCTTGTAACCACTATTGCACATCACCACAAAACACACATTATCTGACGAAAGCTAATCACATTCAAAtgattaaaccaaaataacaGAATCTAAACATTAATTAACTTAATATTCGAGATACAACGAGACCTATACGAGTTTGAATGAAAGACAATTTTCTTGTCTACTATATgtacaagaaaaaatagagatcatACAAATAGCTTTTCTTCTAACTATCGAAATCAATATTCTTATAATTAGGCATGAATCCTTTAAAAATTTAGGGGTCATGTAACACTTAACATAAGCAAATATATGAATGcataaaattattaacttttcgatcatttttttaaaaaattataattttcgCAACgtatttaaaccaaatttcacaaaattacatcaattttttttttagattgcTATCTAAGCCCTTAACCGAAATACCTAAACCTAATTGAACCGATCAGTTCAAAGTTGCCAGCAGATAAACAATGTTTTCATGTCCGACTCATACTCCATAGTCGAACGATTAACCCAAGAAACATATTTCCAGTGAAGGTTTAGTCTTAAATCTACCAATATAACCAGAAAAATCCAGAAAAAACTTGCCATTAACTACCGCATGATCAACCGGTTAAAACTTCTGGGTGAAAATCTTTCCAAAATATTGAGATTTTGACTTCAAACCCTTTGCTACAAATAG includes:
- the CML37 gene encoding calmodulin like 37 (calmodulin like 37 (CML37); FUNCTIONS IN: calcium ion binding; INVOLVED IN: response to ozone; LOCATED IN: chloroplast; EXPRESSED IN: 12 plant structures; EXPRESSED DURING: 8 growth stages; CONTAINS InterPro DOMAIN/s: EF-Hand 1, calcium-binding site (InterPro:IPR018247), EF-HAND 2 (InterPro:IPR018249), EF-hand-like domain (InterPro:IPR011992), Calcium-binding EF-hand (InterPro:IPR002048), EF-hand (InterPro:IPR018248); BEST Arabidopsis thaliana protein match is: calmodulin-like 38 (TAIR:AT1G76650.3); Has 1807 Blast hits to 1807 proteins in 277 species: Archae - 0; Bacteria - 0; Metazoa - 736; Fungi - 347; Plants - 385; Viruses - 0; Other Eukaryotes - 339 (source: NCBI BLink).), producing the protein MTLAKNQKSSLSRLYKKVSSKRSESSRNLEDESRTSSNSSGSSSLNVNELRTVFDYMDANSDGKISGEELQSCVSLLGGALSSREVEEVVKTSDVDGDGFIDFEEFLKLMEGEDGSDEERRKELKEAFGMYVMEGEEFITAASLRRTLSRLGESCTVDACKVMIRGFDQNDDGVLSFDEFVLMMR